Part of the Marinobacterium rhizophilum genome is shown below.
AATAACATTCCCGTGACCCAACTGCAGCACGCCAGCATCGACTGGAAAAACGACCGGCCACTGTCCACCCGATTCAGGGAAGCCTATTTCGATCCGGACGTAGGCCCAACCGAGGCCCGGCATGTATTCCTTGCCGGCAACCGCCTTGCCGAGCGCTTTGCCAACCTAGAGCAGCCCCACTTTTGCATCGCCGAAACCGGCTTTGGCAGCGGGCTCAACTTCCTCGTTACGCGGGAACTCTGGCGGCAACGCGCGCCCGCGCACGCAAGGCTGCATTACATTTCGGTTGAAAAGCACCCCCTGAATGCCGACGACCTGGCACGCTGCCTGGCTCTGTGGCCGGGTTTTTCCGACGCCACCGCGCAGCTGCTGGCGCAGTACCCGCCGCTGCTGGAAGGGCTGCACCGGCTTGAGCTCGACAACGGCTGCATCAGCCTGACGCTGGTCTTCGGTGATGCCGCCAGGGGTCTTGCCGAGGTCGAGGGTACCGTGGATGCCTGGTATCTCGATGGTTTTGAGCCTGCCGGAAACCCGGACATCAAGTCCGCCGCGCTCTTCGCCCAAGTCGCACGCCTGAGCCATGCCTGCGGCCAGCAACCGACGACCCTCGCCTGCGCCTGTTCGGCGCCCAGGGTACAGGTGGGCCTGCAGCAGGCCGGCTTCAGGCTGACCCGGACTCCGGGCCCAGGCTCCCTGCCCGAAATCCTCAGCGCCACCTTTGCCGGTGCGCCAGCCAAGGGCCAGACCGGCGTAGCGAAACAGCCCTGGTTTGACAGGCCCGCCCCACTTCCGCGCCCCGATGCGGCACTGGTGCTGGGCGCAGGGCTCGCCGGCGCCTGTGCCGCCCATGCGCTGGCGCGCCGGGGTATTGCCGTTACGGTGCTGGAGCGCTGCGCCAAGCCCGCCAGCGGCGGGTCCGGCAATCGCCAGGGTGCGCTCTACGCCAAGCTGCCGGTGCGGCCCACCAAGCAGGGCTTGCTGCACAGCACCGGGCTCGACTACAGCCGCCACCTGCTAGCGCACCTGAGCGCACAGGGGCTGTTGCCCGACCACGCCTGGCAGGCCTGCGGGCTGCTGCAGCTGGCCCAGAACGACAAGGAAATCGCCCGGCAACGGCAGCTGGTCGACACCGGCGCCTACCCCGATACGCTGGTTCGGGCAGTCAGCGCCGGCGAGGCCAGTGACATCGCGGGCACTGATACACCCCACAGCGGGCTCTTCTTCCCGGGAGCCGGCTGGGTGTCGCCGGTGGAGCTGTGCCAGGCGCTGCTGCAACACCCGCTGATCAGCCTGCGTACCGGCACAACGATCACATCGCTGGAGCCGCAGCCGGACGGGCAATGGCAGGTACGCTGCGACAGCGGCACTACCTACCAGGCCCCGGTCGTTATAGTCGCAACCGCAGCTGCCGCCAGGGCACTGCCCGCGCTTTCGCACCTGCCGCTTAAATCCATTCGCGGCCAGGTGAGCGAAACCCCGCAGCCGGCAACGCAAGCGCCGCTGCGTACCGTTGTCTGCGGCGATGGCTATATACCGCCCCCCATGAACGGGACCTACTGCTTTGGCGCCACCTTCGACCTGCACGACAGCGACACCGAGGTGCGCCCGGAGGATCACCTGAGCAACCTCGCCACCCTGACGCGCTCCCTGCCCACCCTTGGCGCAGCACTCTCGCAACAACCCCTGCAGGGCCGGGTGGCCTTTCGCTGTTCGACACCGGACTACCTGCCCATCGTCGGGCCAGCCCCGAACGCAGAACGCTTTGTCAGCGACTACGCCCGCCTGCGCCAGGACCGAAAATGGTCCTTTGATACTGAACCCAGCCACCACGGCGGACTCTATGTCAGTGTCGGCCATGGTTCCAAGGGGCTGCTAACCTGCCCTGTTGGCGCAGAATTACTGGCCAGCCTGGTCTGTAACGAGCCATTGCCGCTTGGGCGCACCCTCACCGACGCTCTGAGCCCGGCGCGCTTTATCATCAAGAATCTGATCCGCGGGTCGATATAGCGAATACGGGCATTAAAAACAGTTCGTGGCGGGACGCCGCTCCCACAGATCTCTGCGCCCACGCATACCCGGGGAGGTTTCATGGCACTTGTCATCTATGATCAGGGATACCGGATCCAGACGCCCGTGCGGGCGCTGTTCAAGCCTGGCGGCGTCAACAGCCTCGAGCCGATCAAGGCGCTGCACCCGGCCGCCGGCGAAGAGCAGCGGATTGAAACCGAAGCCGAACGCTTCCGCTTACAGGGCGCCGGACTAGCGGGAAAAAAGCATCCGCAGCAGCCGGCCCAGCGTGCCTATGCCGCCAGCGAAAAGGCCGCAGAACAGCCCGGCGCCCCCCAGCTTTTGGCCGCCCAGATCATGACCAGCCCGGTGCAGCATATCAGCCCTGAAACGACCATCAGGGACGCCCAGGCGCGCATGCGTCGCCTCAACATCCAGCACCTGGTGGTGATCTCGACAGAACAGCGGCCGCTGGCCCTGCTCAACGCCCTGGACCTGGATCAAAGCACGCTGCCGCCGCAAAGCCCCGTCGCTGTCATCCATGGCCGTCACCTGCTGGCGGCATCCCCCACAACCGATGCCTCCCACCTGGCGGCCAGCTTTGTCGAATTTGATCTGAACGCGATACCCATTGTCGATGCCGACGATACGCTGGTGGGGATAGTGACACGCACCGACCTGCTGCGGCTGTTGATTACCGGGGCGCATATCGAGCGCTGGGCTTGATTGAGGGGCAGGCTGCAAGGAGCTAGGGGCAAGGAGCAAGGAGCAAGGAGCAAGGGGCTAGGAGGGTGATTCGTGATTCGTGATTCGTGATTCGTGATTCGTGATTCGTGATTCGTGATTCGTGATTCG
Proteins encoded:
- a CDS encoding CBS domain-containing protein; the encoded protein is MALVIYDQGYRIQTPVRALFKPGGVNSLEPIKALHPAAGEEQRIETEAERFRLQGAGLAGKKHPQQPAQRAYAASEKAAEQPGAPQLLAAQIMTSPVQHISPETTIRDAQARMRRLNIQHLVVISTEQRPLALLNALDLDQSTLPPQSPVAVIHGRHLLAASPTTDASHLAASFVEFDLNAIPIVDADDTLVGIVTRTDLLRLLITGAHIERWA
- the mnmC gene encoding bifunctional tRNA (5-methylaminomethyl-2-thiouridine)(34)-methyltransferase MnmD/FAD-dependent 5-carboxymethylaminomethyl-2-thiouridine(34) oxidoreductase MnmC → MTQLQHASIDWKNDRPLSTRFREAYFDPDVGPTEARHVFLAGNRLAERFANLEQPHFCIAETGFGSGLNFLVTRELWRQRAPAHARLHYISVEKHPLNADDLARCLALWPGFSDATAQLLAQYPPLLEGLHRLELDNGCISLTLVFGDAARGLAEVEGTVDAWYLDGFEPAGNPDIKSAALFAQVARLSHACGQQPTTLACACSAPRVQVGLQQAGFRLTRTPGPGSLPEILSATFAGAPAKGQTGVAKQPWFDRPAPLPRPDAALVLGAGLAGACAAHALARRGIAVTVLERCAKPASGGSGNRQGALYAKLPVRPTKQGLLHSTGLDYSRHLLAHLSAQGLLPDHAWQACGLLQLAQNDKEIARQRQLVDTGAYPDTLVRAVSAGEASDIAGTDTPHSGLFFPGAGWVSPVELCQALLQHPLISLRTGTTITSLEPQPDGQWQVRCDSGTTYQAPVVIVATAAAARALPALSHLPLKSIRGQVSETPQPATQAPLRTVVCGDGYIPPPMNGTYCFGATFDLHDSDTEVRPEDHLSNLATLTRSLPTLGAALSQQPLQGRVAFRCSTPDYLPIVGPAPNAERFVSDYARLRQDRKWSFDTEPSHHGGLYVSVGHGSKGLLTCPVGAELLASLVCNEPLPLGRTLTDALSPARFIIKNLIRGSI